The Candidatus Acidiferrales bacterium genome window below encodes:
- a CDS encoding ABC-2 family transporter protein: protein MASRVQAALVPYAEFSRIGFVNILAFRLRYFTGIITYLLNVTVYYFIWSAVFRNVSGSIAGFNLPQMITYVSVGWIIRSFYWNTIDQEMAYEVIEGKIAMDLIKPVSVQWMWIFRAMGESAFRLGLLTVPTAIVVAFVFPVMGPASGTDFALFVLGVIGSFFLMGAINFMIGTCAIPLKSILAMIRAKYWLIELLSGLLIPMTYFPNKVAAVLAWLPFEHIAYTPLSIYLGKFSTHKAVELLCIQWLWVIILLYLAHVWWERATKKITIHGG from the coding sequence ATGGCCTCGCGCGTGCAGGCAGCGCTTGTACCCTACGCAGAATTTTCGCGCATCGGGTTCGTCAACATCCTCGCATTTCGCCTGCGTTACTTTACCGGCATCATCACGTATCTCCTCAACGTTACGGTCTATTACTTCATCTGGAGCGCGGTATTTCGCAATGTGTCCGGATCTATCGCGGGCTTCAACTTGCCCCAGATGATTACATACGTGAGCGTCGGCTGGATTATCCGCTCGTTTTACTGGAATACGATTGACCAGGAAATGGCTTACGAGGTCATCGAAGGCAAGATCGCCATGGATTTGATCAAGCCCGTCTCGGTGCAATGGATGTGGATTTTTCGCGCCATGGGCGAGTCGGCATTTCGACTCGGCTTATTGACCGTGCCTACGGCCATCGTCGTCGCGTTTGTTTTTCCAGTGATGGGACCTGCGTCCGGGACAGACTTTGCTCTGTTTGTTCTCGGAGTCATCGGTTCATTTTTCCTGATGGGCGCGATCAATTTCATGATCGGAACCTGCGCGATTCCGCTGAAGTCTATTCTTGCAATGATACGCGCGAAATACTGGCTCATCGAATTGCTTTCCGGCCTGCTGATTCCCATGACCTATTTCCCGAATAAAGTGGCGGCCGTGCTGGCCTGGCTTCCCTTCGAGCACATCGCGTATACGCCACTCTCAATTTATCTGGGCAAGTTTTCGACGCACAAGGCTGTTGAGCTGCTTTGCATTCAGTGGCTATGGGTAATTATCCTGTTGTATCTGGCGCACGTCTGGTGGGAGCGCGCCACGAAGAAAATCACGATTCACGGCGGATAG
- a CDS encoding ABC-2 family transporter protein, which translates to MRDMKTSPIEKEQESVLRQFWHGFVRHSMLFGEYFSQYVKMRVSYRGDFIVSTLTSLAATIFALCFVIVLFQKVPALAGWTLNEEIFLYGFSLLPYGIFNVISLNLYDFGNNYIIEGKFDRVMLRPISTLFQVLFEQFRVESMQEIATGLFCMGYASHELNVHWTVGKFSLLVFWGACAGIIYVSVFLLLTTISFWFEDRIGVHPPVWNVIAFGRYPLSIYSGVVQFFLCWIIPFGLASFYPSVRLLGHTVTPEYLPFVPLVALAFLVFAISMWNYGTRHYSSTGS; encoded by the coding sequence ATGAGGGATATGAAAACATCGCCCATCGAGAAGGAGCAGGAATCCGTTCTTCGTCAGTTTTGGCACGGTTTCGTTCGGCACTCCATGCTCTTTGGCGAATACTTTTCGCAATACGTCAAAATGCGTGTCTCCTACCGTGGGGATTTCATCGTCTCGACGCTCACGAGCCTGGCGGCTACAATCTTCGCACTTTGCTTCGTCATCGTGCTTTTTCAAAAGGTCCCGGCATTAGCCGGCTGGACACTGAATGAGGAAATCTTCCTCTACGGTTTCTCGCTCTTGCCCTATGGGATTTTTAACGTCATCAGCCTCAACCTTTACGACTTTGGAAACAACTACATCATCGAAGGCAAATTTGATCGCGTTATGCTGCGGCCCATATCGACTCTGTTTCAAGTTCTATTCGAGCAGTTTCGCGTCGAGTCCATGCAGGAAATCGCCACGGGCCTCTTCTGCATGGGATACGCGTCCCATGAATTGAATGTGCATTGGACTGTCGGAAAATTCTCGCTGCTTGTTTTCTGGGGAGCTTGCGCGGGCATCATTTATGTTTCGGTTTTCCTGTTGCTCACGACAATTTCGTTCTGGTTCGAAGACCGCATCGGCGTGCATCCGCCCGTCTGGAACGTGATTGCCTTCGGCCGCTATCCCCTTTCGATCTATTCCGGTGTGGTACAGTTTTTCCTTTGCTGGATTATTCCCTTCGGGCTCGCGTCGTTTTATCCCAGCGTACGGCTCCTCGGCCACACGGTTACGCCGGAATACCTGCCTTTTGTTCCTCTTGTCGCCCTGGCCTTTCTCGTTTTTGCGATCTCGATGTGGAATTATGGCACGCGCCACTATTCCTCAACGGGTTCGTGA
- a CDS encoding SpoIIE family protein phosphatase has product MPRPPRLLVLDPSGTRREVPIAIFPFRIGRQAGNELTLRDSRISRQQAQITSVEGSYFLEDQGSRHGTFVNGQRITGSHTLKQKDSVDFGMPDSFKLIYLGDEATIEELINQVEKPAPAAAGTQGLYHLGVLLEVARTLGSGLSLEDVLAAVLDAAIRLTRTERGVLLLADPEGAMKPVVARDAKGGSLPVNELKISSGVLRRVATSRRELIVSDTGDEASIHQQASVASLSLLTIVAIPVEKLPVIAAVDVTVTSEEADLLGVLYLDSRSPTTAFTDIDREVLHTLTREAANVIENARLFAASRDKARLDHEIEIASQIQKELLPKTFPQTQNIAVTGSTLACHSVGGDCFDVVSLGGGRFGFFVGDVAGKGIAASLLATLLQGVFYTTAALDIPLSEATQRVNQFLCERSSDDRYATLFYGVLDPAGNLEYINAGHVPPLLRRVSGDVAELSSSNFPVGMFNVAEFKSERVVLAAGDFLVIYSDGVSEAKNMKEDMFEQARLSEAMRDFSGASVEELAETIRNKVREFTGGAPQADDITMVIVQYKGASQSASAPA; this is encoded by the coding sequence ATGCCGCGACCTCCTCGATTGCTGGTGCTTGACCCCTCCGGGACGCGCAGAGAAGTGCCTATCGCTATTTTCCCGTTCCGCATCGGGAGACAGGCTGGCAACGAGCTGACGCTGCGGGACAGCCGGATCAGTCGCCAACAAGCACAAATCACCTCCGTGGAAGGCTCTTATTTTTTGGAGGATCAGGGCAGCCGCCATGGGACGTTCGTCAATGGTCAGCGCATCACTGGGTCGCACACGCTGAAGCAAAAAGACAGCGTGGATTTCGGTATGCCGGATTCTTTCAAACTGATTTATCTGGGCGACGAAGCGACCATTGAAGAATTGATCAATCAGGTCGAAAAGCCGGCTCCCGCTGCAGCAGGGACCCAGGGTCTCTATCATCTCGGCGTGCTGCTGGAAGTCGCACGCACGCTCGGTTCTGGGCTGTCACTTGAAGATGTGCTGGCGGCTGTGCTGGATGCAGCCATTCGGTTGACACGCACGGAACGCGGTGTGTTGCTGCTGGCAGACCCCGAAGGCGCAATGAAGCCAGTGGTCGCACGCGACGCCAAGGGCGGATCATTGCCGGTCAACGAGTTGAAAATTTCCTCCGGTGTGCTGAGGCGTGTGGCCACCTCGCGCCGCGAGTTGATCGTCAGTGATACCGGCGACGAAGCATCCATTCATCAGCAAGCCAGCGTAGCGTCGCTTTCCTTATTGACGATCGTTGCCATCCCTGTTGAAAAGCTCCCTGTCATTGCCGCCGTCGATGTTACCGTCACATCAGAAGAAGCCGACCTGCTTGGCGTCCTATACCTCGATAGCCGCTCGCCCACAACGGCTTTTACGGACATTGATCGCGAGGTTTTGCACACACTGACCCGCGAAGCCGCAAATGTCATCGAGAACGCGCGGCTTTTTGCAGCCTCCCGTGATAAAGCGCGGTTGGATCACGAAATCGAGATCGCCAGTCAGATTCAGAAGGAACTTTTGCCCAAAACATTTCCGCAAACGCAGAACATCGCCGTAACGGGCTCGACACTTGCCTGTCATTCCGTGGGAGGCGATTGCTTTGACGTGGTCTCACTGGGCGGAGGCCGCTTCGGATTTTTTGTGGGTGACGTCGCCGGGAAGGGAATCGCGGCTTCGCTGCTCGCAACTCTCCTGCAGGGCGTCTTCTATACGACTGCAGCCCTTGACATTCCTCTGTCCGAAGCGACGCAACGCGTAAATCAGTTCTTGTGCGAACGTTCGAGCGACGACCGTTACGCGACGCTTTTTTACGGCGTACTCGATCCCGCTGGCAATCTCGAGTACATAAACGCGGGACATGTGCCGCCGCTTCTACGCCGCGTTTCCGGAGATGTTGCTGAACTGAGCTCATCAAACTTTCCCGTGGGCATGTTCAACGTGGCCGAATTTAAGAGCGAGCGAGTGGTGCTTGCTGCGGGAGATTTTCTGGTCATCTATTCCGATGGTGTTTCCGAAGCCAAGAACATGAAAGAGGACATGTTCGAGCAGGCGCGGTTGAGCGAAGCGATGCGAGATTTTTCTGGCGCGAGCGTCGAAGAACTGGCCGAAACTATTCGAAACAAAGTGCGCGAGTTCACTGGCGGCGCACCGCAGGCGGATGACATCACCATGGTCATCGTACAGTATAAAGGCGCGTCGCAGAGTGCGAGTGCGCCAGCGTAG
- a CDS encoding DUF4242 domain-containing protein: MPKFVIEREIPGAGSLSDAQLQGVAAKSCSVLRNLGPQIQWVHSYVTDNKIYCIYIAPNEEMVREHARQGGFPANKISQVKNVIDPTTSEA; the protein is encoded by the coding sequence ATGCCAAAATTCGTTATTGAACGAGAGATCCCTGGTGCCGGTTCCCTTTCCGATGCGCAGTTGCAAGGTGTGGCGGCGAAATCGTGCAGTGTGCTGCGAAATCTCGGCCCGCAGATTCAGTGGGTCCATAGCTACGTGACGGACAATAAGATTTATTGTATCTATATTGCGCCGAATGAAGAAATGGTGCGCGAACATGCACGGCAGGGCGGGTTTCCCGCTAACAAAATTTCTCAGGTGAAGAACGTCATCGACCCTACGACATCGGAAGCATAG
- a CDS encoding histidine kinase dimerization/phospho-acceptor domain-containing protein produces the protein MTRAAVASEAPAWMVPKRASVVIGIREDEERDKIMRAIARTSSHREIATAKAFDELSSSAARLEPRTIVFEEDILPSNLPFGDAARRLALFAPVVAVGLPERQSQLAALIARGDVDFVARAGECAAVVAALVERRLHARPAERMFRAAWMADLPGDFAEILRHEINNPLTGILGNAELLLSQHRAVLPPVSVQRLETVVDLAVRLRETIRCLGAEWERQHTTLRSVHSA, from the coding sequence ATGACACGAGCCGCAGTCGCGAGCGAAGCACCGGCATGGATGGTTCCAAAACGCGCATCTGTCGTCATTGGAATAAGAGAAGACGAAGAAAGAGATAAGATCATGCGCGCAATCGCCCGTACTAGCTCGCACAGGGAAATCGCAACGGCTAAGGCGTTTGATGAGCTGAGTTCTTCAGCTGCACGACTGGAGCCGCGGACAATCGTCTTCGAGGAGGATATCCTCCCGTCGAACCTTCCATTTGGCGACGCTGCTCGTCGGCTAGCGCTCTTTGCTCCGGTCGTCGCCGTTGGCCTGCCGGAGCGGCAATCGCAGCTCGCCGCTCTGATCGCTCGTGGGGACGTCGACTTCGTCGCTCGCGCGGGCGAATGCGCGGCCGTCGTGGCCGCTCTCGTTGAGCGGCGACTTCATGCGCGGCCTGCCGAGCGTATGTTTCGCGCCGCGTGGATGGCCGATCTTCCCGGTGACTTCGCGGAAATTCTTCGCCACGAAATCAATAACCCGCTGACCGGGATTCTCGGCAATGCGGAGCTGCTCTTGTCCCAACATCGCGCCGTCCTTCCGCCGGTCTCCGTGCAGCGGCTTGAGACAGTCGTGGACCTTGCCGTGCGCTTGCGCGAGACGATTCGGTGCCTTGGCGCAGAATGGGAGCGCCAGCACACCACCCTGCGATCGGTGCATTCCGCCTAG